One Mycobacteroides salmoniphilum DNA segment encodes these proteins:
- a CDS encoding SAM-dependent methyltransferase, which translates to MSGDGHSGGFVRQGMQIGLTIAALRVLEARRAHPLLLDEHARTVLEAVGDPHTLALLDAGLREEPSTADELRTSLLTNYAAAMCRYYDESLLACVENGNRQVVLLAGGLDTRAYRLSWPAGTTVYEIDYGEVLTLKMKALDNAGVTPRTTQRMVLCGLGDQWQAELSLAGFDPDAPTAWLAESVICNLPGGSQDTMFERIIEMSAPGSTISTDNDALAPSGRAWGDVVGAILPDALRGADYSALARYDERTPPGDWLSGHGWLTRTRTTRELAERYGRPFGDTLAPDFDDLADRRFLTATLPSDYLAHCAQPSPCEELAAP; encoded by the coding sequence ATGTCGGGAGACGGCCATAGCGGCGGATTCGTCCGCCAGGGCATGCAGATTGGGCTGACCATCGCTGCCCTGCGGGTACTCGAGGCCCGCCGCGCACATCCTTTGCTGTTGGACGAGCACGCTCGAACAGTCCTCGAAGCGGTGGGCGATCCCCACACACTCGCGCTCCTGGACGCAGGCCTCCGTGAGGAGCCGTCGACGGCGGATGAGCTCCGCACGTCCCTGCTCACCAACTACGCGGCGGCGATGTGCCGGTACTACGACGAATCCCTGCTCGCCTGCGTCGAGAACGGCAATCGTCAGGTGGTGCTGCTGGCCGGGGGACTCGATACCCGCGCCTACCGACTGTCCTGGCCCGCCGGAACCACCGTCTATGAGATCGACTATGGCGAGGTCCTCACGCTCAAGATGAAGGCACTCGACAACGCGGGTGTCACGCCTCGTACGACCCAACGCATGGTCCTGTGTGGACTCGGTGATCAGTGGCAGGCGGAGCTGAGCCTGGCCGGATTCGACCCCGACGCCCCCACGGCATGGCTCGCAGAATCCGTCATCTGCAACCTCCCCGGCGGCAGCCAGGACACGATGTTCGAGCGGATCATCGAAATGTCGGCTCCGGGCAGCACCATTTCGACGGACAACGACGCGTTAGCCCCCTCGGGGCGGGCATGGGGTGACGTCGTGGGCGCCATTCTCCCGGACGCACTTCGCGGCGCCGACTACTCGGCACTCGCGCGCTACGACGAACGCACCCCTCCCGGGGATTGGCTATCCGGGCACGGGTGGCTGACCCGGACACGCACCACCCGTGAGCTGGCCGAGCGCTACGGCAGGCCGTTCGGCGACACGCTGGCCCCGGATTTCGACGATCTGGCGGACCGCCGTTTCCTCACCGCGACGCTGCCGAGCGATTATCTTGCGCATTGCGCGCAGCCTTCCCCGTGCGAGGAGCTCGCCGCGCCATGA